AAGAAAGTTTCGACCCCAAAAAACCGGCTGATGGAGCCATGCACGTCATTAAAGGCGGCTCTCATTTATGTGCCAAGAACTATTGCAGCCGCTACCGTCCGGCAGCCCGAGAATCCCAGGCTCCTGACACCGGGACGACTCATATTGGCTTTCGCGCGATCGCGCCCCTCAATCAACTCTAAACTCTCAAACTGGCGCTTTAGTCAAGGCACTGAGGGTAAGACCAGTTCATCATGACTCACTCTAGTAGCTGAATGCTTCTCAAAACTCAATCCTTTCTCATCAATCGGAGATTTCAATTATGAAACATTCCTTTCTCTATCGATGCGGCAAGTTGCTTGTCGCGATCGCGCTCTCAATTACTCTACTGCTGACGAACAATTTCCCCTTTGGCAGCAGCGCGATCGCGGCCGAAGTTTCTAGCGAACCGGCTCAGACAATGATCCAACTGCCCAAACCCGACCCAGAATTTAAGGGCAAAGTGGGCAAAACCTATAAAGATTCTGTTCCCAGCTATCCCGAGCCAGTGGAGGCTCCGGAAGGAGACCCGAATGTGCTAATCATCCTGCTCGATGATGTGGGCTTTGGCATGACCTCGACCTTTGGCGGACCGGTTCCCACTCCCAATCTGGACAAGCTCGCCAGTAACGGAATTTCTTACAATCGTTTTCATACCACCGCCCTATGCAGTCCCACCCGCGCTGCCCTCCTGACTGGGCGCAATCATCACAGTGTCGGTACTGGGGTCATTATTGAAACCGGGACCGGCTATCCCGGCTATACGGGCATCATTCCCAAAAGCACCGCTCTCATCTCAGAAACTTTAAATGACAACGGTTACGCCACCGCTATGTTTGGCAAGTGGCACAATACCCCAGAGCCAGACATTAGCCCGGCTGGACCGTTCAACCGCTGGCCCACTGGCTTGGGATTTGACTACTTCTACGGCTTTAACCAAGGAGAAGCGCACCAATACTATCCCAACCTCTATCGGAATACAGTCCCCGTCAGTCCGCCGAAAACGCCTGAAGAAGGCTATCACTTTACTGCGGATATGACCGATGAAGCAATCGCTTGGACGCGCAACGTCAGAGCGGCTGATAAAGATAAACCGTGGTTTGTTTACTTCAGCACGGGAGCCGTACACGCTCCCCATCACGTTCCCCCAGAGTGGCGGGAAAAGTTTAAAGGACAGTTTGATGGGGGTTGGGATGAACAGCGCAAATCGATCTATAACAAACAGCTAGAGATGGGCATCATCCCCGAAGGGACTAAACTCACCCCCCGTCCAGAAGAAATTCCCGCCTGGGAAGAAGTGCCTGAAGCGGCGAAAACCGTCTATACGCGGCTGATGGAAAACTATGCTGGATACATGGCGCATACCGACTATCACATCGGTCGCCTCATTGACGCTTTGGAAGAATCTGGAGAATTAGACAACACCCTAATTTTCTACATTGTTGGCGATAATGGCGCTAGTGCTGAAGGCGGTTTGGAAGGGACTTTTAGTGAAGTGGCAAGTCTGCTGGGTATTCAGTTGGGATTAGAGAGTACCATCAATCGACTTGACGAAATCGGCGGACCCACCAGCGAGCCTCATGTTCCCGTCGGTTGGGCTTGGGCAATGGATTCTCCTTTTCAGTGGACGAAGCAGGTTGCCAGTCACTTCGGCGGGACTCGCAACCCGATGGTAGTACATTGGCCAAATGGCATTCAGTCTAAAGGGGAAATGCGCGACCAGTTTCATCACGTAATTGACATCGCACCGACCATTCTCGAAGCCACGAAAATCCCCGAACCAACCGAAGTCAATGGGATTGAGCAGAAACCCATTGAGGGTGTTAGTATGCTTTACTCGTTTGATGATCAAAATGCTGAGGATAAACGAACCACCCAATATTTCGAGATGTTTGTCAATCGGGGGATCTATGACGAGGGCTGGATGGCTTCTAGCCACTTCGGCGTTCCTTGGAATACCGCCACTCGCGAGGGCGATTTTCTAAATGCCCCTTGGGAGCTTTACAACCTCGAAGAAGATTTTAGTCAGGCGAATGATCTCGCGGAAGAGAACCCGAAAAAACTACAGGAATTGCAAGCTAAGTTCGTCGAAGAAGCCGAGAAGTATAATGTCTTCCCCCTCGATCCCCGACTTTCCGAGCGCTTCGATCCGAAACTGCGAGGGAGTGGTGAACCGCCGACCCGTTGGACTTATTACGGCAATGACGTGCGCCTACCCGAGCCAGTCGGTCCGCAACTCTTCCCCAGAGGGCATACGATCGCTGCTGATGTCACGATTCCGCAAGAAGGTGCCGAAGGCGTGATTACCTGTGCCGGATCGTTTTCGGCGGGTTGGTCGCTATACGTCAAAGACAATAAACCCAACTTCCGCTATACAGTCTTTGATATTGGGGATGTGACGATTCCGGGCACAGTTGACTTGCCCAAGGGCAAAGTGACGGTCAAAAGTGAGTTTACTCCCGACGAGTCTCAACAAGGAGGCGGCACCCTCAAGCTGTTTGTCAACGATAAGCCAGCCGGAGAGGGCAAATTAACCCGCTCTTTGTTCCGTCACGGTCTAGAACCTTTTGAAGTGGGTCGCGACTCCATTACCGCGATCGCGCCTGACTATCAAGACCAAGGCAAGTTTGAGTTCACCGGGCAAATTAATCAAGTCAATTTCGCTTTGAAGTAGCGAATCACGCCTGTATTTTTTCTAACTTTCTAG
Above is a genomic segment from Cyanobacteria bacterium GSL.Bin1 containing:
- a CDS encoding sulfatase-like hydrolase/transferase, with protein sequence MMKHSFLYRCGKLLVAIALSITLLLTNNFPFGSSAIAAEVSSEPAQTMIQLPKPDPEFKGKVGKTYKDSVPSYPEPVEAPEGDPNVLIILLDDVGFGMTSTFGGPVPTPNLDKLASNGISYNRFHTTALCSPTRAALLTGRNHHSVGTGVIIETGTGYPGYTGIIPKSTALISETLNDNGYATAMFGKWHNTPEPDISPAGPFNRWPTGLGFDYFYGFNQGEAHQYYPNLYRNTVPVSPPKTPEEGYHFTADMTDEAIAWTRNVRAADKDKPWFVYFSTGAVHAPHHVPPEWREKFKGQFDGGWDEQRKSIYNKQLEMGIIPEGTKLTPRPEEIPAWEEVPEAAKTVYTRLMENYAGYMAHTDYHIGRLIDALEESGELDNTLIFYIVGDNGASAEGGLEGTFSEVASLLGIQLGLESTINRLDEIGGPTSEPHVPVGWAWAMDSPFQWTKQVASHFGGTRNPMVVHWPNGIQSKGEMRDQFHHVIDIAPTILEATKIPEPTEVNGIEQKPIEGVSMLYSFDDQNAEDKRTTQYFEMFVNRGIYDEGWMASSHFGVPWNTATREGDFLNAPWELYNLEEDFSQANDLAEENPKKLQELQAKFVEEAEKYNVFPLDPRLSERFDPKLRGSGEPPTRWTYYGNDVRLPEPVGPQLFPRGHTIAADVTIPQEGAEGVITCAGSFSAGWSLYVKDNKPNFRYTVFDIGDVTIPGTVDLPKGKVTVKSEFTPDESQQGGGTLKLFVNDKPAGEGKLTRSLFRHGLEPFEVGRDSITAIAPDYQDQGKFEFTGQINQVNFALK